One window from the genome of Oncorhynchus kisutch isolate 150728-3 linkage group LG21, Okis_V2, whole genome shotgun sequence encodes:
- the LOC116356177 gene encoding titin-like isoform X3 yields MPWKCGLIITLFLVLFTLHATAIKERNNRGSLQRGVIGTETEAINSMHLVELLKTTKQNSNVRTVFDLEKHRRKRSAVFHSGVRVCPQETINEVIASHQAYYRLRVCQEAVWEAFRIFFDRIPVTTEYTTWVHTCQHESLCLADLATNFSNSEEHMSMVYRRMNLRDERQSTGAEAAATTAAPEVTEIAGPEETQTAAPEPPTPVTSDSSVPDAPDDTVEVEEETAAGEDSELPNIVPENHVEEIVEFSIDLVDPGYRELLDDPDSPQYVDLSQHLQDQMLHVFDKLPGFKEISVLGISEAHGSEGPGGVTVHYSLVFQTISEDDTGTPVSAVPSLWEMVAKALSEEASLPVDLQSLNFEPAKGIPPTTTPVEEAVEETIEDSIEPAFHNDLDISTDEPEIAMEKPRLDVPLGPVEKEYVLITFLDSTDIPEKQEEAAPPERGDVPYIYKDTSDELVESESEATTEPEEEVPFITHMIETIQAIDEGTGELVRDYFPTSPAEEYPEPPFGNLVPTNGYPVLPHEDLDITSAHEIKSIETNDPAKLLPNLISEEEAVVEKEAEPTPTTQIKLTTVIATEEEVSNPELPVTTLSAITDQPATEAIEDFEVEDDIIHIPIEGEEVEEPEPEEEVVGISEPEKAVVVEPEPEEEVFEEPEPNEDVVEDPEPEADVDEVLVVKILEPEEEVVENSEPEEEVVEPEPEEEVVEISKPEKEVVVEPEPEEEVFEEPEPNEDLVEDPEPESDVDEVLVVKVLEPEEEVVENSEPEEEVAEEPEPGEKVNEVSEPEEEVVEVLEPEEEVVEPEPEEEAVEVSEPGEEVVKAPEPEEEVVEEPEEEVVELLEPEEEVVEELEPEKEVVEELEPEEEVVEVSEPEKEVHEVFVVEVLETEEEVVENLEPEEEVAEELEPGEKVDEVSEPDEEVGEVLEPEEEVVDELEPGEGVVELLEPEKEVLVELQTEEEVVEVLEPEKEVLEELKPEEVVVEESKPEEMVVEEPKLEETVVEEEVVQELEPEEEVVEEPEPEENVIEVSEHEEKVVEKTEEEVFGELEPEEAVVEELEPEEVVVEELEPKEAVVEELEPEEEVVEELEPDEEVVKEPEPEVEVVEEPVPEDEVVVKPEHEEEVIEESEPEEDIVEEPEPEEEVVDELKSEEEVVEEPVDEKLEPAEEVVEELEPEEEVVEEPEPEEEVVEEPETEEEVIEVLEHEEKVVDEPEVEVVETPAYEEEVIEESEPEEDIVEDPEPEEVVVEELEPEEEVVEELEPEEAVVGELEPEKAVVEELEPEKVVVEELEPKEVVVEELEPAEEVVGELEPEKAVVEELEPEKAVVEELEPKEVVVEELEPAEEVVEELEPEEDVVGEPEPEEEVVEEPKPEEEVVEEPEPEDEVVEEPEYEEEVGEEPEPEEEVIEEPKPEEEVVEEPEPEDEVVEEPEYEKAVVEELEPEKAVVEELEPKEVVVEELDPAEEVVEELEPEEDVVGEPEPEEEVVEEPKPEEEVVEEPEPEDEVVEEPEYEKAVVEELEPEKAVVEELEPKEVVVEELDPAEEVVEELEPEEDVVGEPEPEEEVVEEPKPEEEVVEEPEPEDEVVEEPEYEEEVVEEPEPEEEVIEEPKPEEEVVEEPEPEDEVVEEPEYEEEVIEETEPEKEVVEVLEPEEGEVEEPMPEEEVIEEPKPEEEVVEEPEPEDEVVEEPEYEEEVIEETEPEEEVVEVLEPEEGEVEEPMPEEEVIEEPKPEEEVVEEPEPEDEVVEEPEYEEEVIEESEPEEEVVEVLEPEEGEVEEPMPEEEEVQEPEPEEEVVEDPGPEEGVVEVSEPEEEDVEEPEPEEEEVEDPEPEEGVVEETQLEENISEPPAEEIKIIQPVDSLEDTLFGEETWKPDPVEEDNIVPIEDQSTEEDMEELLPEYHGYEDSYPEEAVDTVEETDDTAEVSEVEVAPLPEESEEEIAMIAEPIPDSTSTPPAESDTVPVVDVTESPSELELMVEDTEEPEVVVIDEEAEEEVVEDSEPEGGRVQDLADELDQMDLVSTEPINLPEASGYSLAPEEHPVETTASPPLRYMTTPSMTTASKGRELVVFFSLRVTNMRFSDDLFNKSSSEYRSLENTFLELLLPYLQSNLTGFKKLEILNFRNGSIVVNSKMKFTKSVPYNVTQAVHCVLEDFCNAAAMRLNIEIDSHSLDIEPADQADPCKFLACNDFSHCVVNRWSREAECLCDPGYIAMDGLPCQSICVLQPDYCQNGGRCEIVPRHGATCRYPENYTSSRPDKFRTSSVE; encoded by the exons AGCAGAAGCAGCCGCAACCACAGCAGCACCAGAGGTCACTGAGATAGCAG GTCCAGAAGAGACCCAGACTGCTGCACCAGAACCACCCACTCCCGTGACCAGTGATTCCAGTGTCCCTGATGCTCCTgatgatacagttgaagtagaaGAAGAAACCGCTGCTGGGGAG GACTCTGAGCTGCCCAACATTGTTCCGGAGAACCATGTGGAGGAGATAGTGGAGTTCAGCATTGACCTGGTGGACCCAGGCTACAGGGAACTACTGGATGACCCTGACTCCCCCCAATATGTTGACCTCTCTCAACACCTGCAAGACCAG ATGCTCCATGTTTTTGACAAGCTCCCAGGATTTAAAGAGATCAGTGTTTTGGGAATCAG CGAGGCCCATGGGAGTGAAGG ACCTGGAGGAGTGACAGTGCACTATTCTCTGGTCTTTCAGACAATTTCAGAGGATGACACAGGGACTCCAGTGTCAGCTGTGCCCAGCCTGTGGGAAATGGTGGCCAAGGCTTTGAGTGAAGAGGCCTCTCTGCCAGTGGATCTACAGTCATTAAACTTTGAACCAG CAAAAGGGATTCCACCAACTACAACACCAGTTGAGGAAGCTGTTGAGGAAACGATTGAAGAT TCCATTGAGCCAGCTTTCCACAACGATCTGGACATATCCACAGATGAGCCAGAGATTGCCATGGAGAAACCTCGTCTGGATGTTCCACTTGGCCCTGTGGAAAAGGAATATGTGCTCATCACCTTCCTGGACTCTACAGATATTCcagaaaaacaagaagaagcagcaCCACCAGAGAGGGGAGATGTGCCCTACATCTACAAGGACACTAGTGATGAATTAGTGGAGAGTGAATCTGAAGCAACAACTGAACCAGAGGAAGAGGTGCCATTTATCACACACATGATTGAAACCATTCAAGCCATTGATGAGGGAACTGGTGAGCTTGTAAGAGACTATTTCCCAACCTCTCCTGCTGAGGAATACCCTGAGCCACCTTTTGGTAATTTAGTCCCTACTAATGGGTACCCTGTTTTACCCCATGAGGATTTGGATATTACCTCCGCCCATGAAATAAAAAGTATAGAAACTAATGATCCAGCTAAACTCCTTCCTAACTTGATATCAGAGGAGGAGGCTGTTGTTGAGAAGGAGGCTGAGCCTACTCCGACCACTCAGATTAAGCTTACCACAGTCATTGCCACTGAGGAAGAGGTATCTAACCCTGAATTACCTGTGACGACTCTCTCAGCCATCACAGATCAGCCTGCCACTGAAGCAATAGAGGACTTTGAAGTTGAAGATGATATTATCCATATTCCGATTGAAGGGGAAGAGGTTGAGGAACCAGAACCTGAGGAAGAGGTAGTTGGGATCTCGGAACCTGAAAAAGCAGTAGTTGTGGAACCAGAACCTGAGGAAGAGGTATTTGAGGAACCAGAGCCCAATGAAGACGTAGTTGAAGATCCAGAACCTGAGGCAGATGTAGATGAGGTCTTGGTAGTTAAGATCTTGGAACCTGAGGAAGAAGTAGTTGAGAACTCGGAACCCGAGGAAGAAGTAGTTGAACCAGAACCTGAGGAAGAGGTAGTTGAGATCTCGAAACCTGAAAAAGAGGTGGTTGTGGAACCAGAACCTGAGGAAGAGGTATTTGAGGAACCAGAGCCCAATGAAGACTTAGTTGAAGATCCAGAACCTGAGTCAGACGTAGATGAGGTCTTGGTAGTTAAGGTCTTGGAACCTGAGGAAGAAGTAGTTGAGAACTCGGAACCTGAGGAAGAAGTAGCTGAGGAACCAGAACCTGGTGAAAAGGTAAATGAGGTCTCGGAACCTGAGGAAGAGGTAGTTGAGGTCTTGGAACCTGAGGAAGAAGTAGTTGAACCAGAACCTGAGGAAGAGGCAGTTGAGGTCTCGGAACCCGGGGAAGAGGTAGTTAAGGCACCAGAACCTGAGGAAGAGGTAGTTGAGGAACCAGAGGAAGAGGTAGTTGAGCTCTTGGAACCTGAGGAAGAGGTAGTTGAGGAACTAGAACCAGAGAAAGAGGTAGTTGAGGAACTAGAACCCGAGGAAGAGGTAGTTGAGGTCTCGGAACCTGAGAAAGAGGTACATGAGGTCTTTGTAGTTGAGGTCTTGGAAACTGAGGAAGAAGTAGTTGAGAACCTGGAACCTGAGGAAGAGGTAGCTGAGGAACTAGAACCTGGTGAAAAGGTAGATGAGGTCTCAGAACCTGATGAAGAGGTAGGTGAGGTCTTGGAACCTGAGGAAGAAGTAGTTGATGAACTTGAACCTGGGGAAGGGGTAGTTGAGTTGTTAGAACCTGAGAAAGAGGTACTTGTGGAATTACAAACTGAGGAAGAGGTAGTTGAGGTCTTGGAACCTGAGAAAGAAGTACTTGAGGAACTAAAACCTGAGGAAGTGGTAGTTGAGGAATCAAAGCCTGAGGAAATGGTAGTTGAGGAACCAAAGCTTGAGGAAACGGTAGTTGAGGAAGAGGTAGTTCAGGAATTAGAACCTGAGGAAGAGGTAGTTGAAGAACCAGAACCTGAAGAAAATGTAATTGAGGTTTCAGAACATGAGGAAAAGGTAGTTGAGAAAACAGAAGAAGAGGTATTTGGGGAACTAGAACCTGAGGAAGCGGTTGTTGAGGAACTAGAACCTGAGGAAGTGGTTGTTGAGGAACTAGAACCCAAGGAAGCGGTTGTTGAGGAACTAGAACCCGAGGAAGAGGTAGTTGAGGAACTGGAACCTGATGAAGAGGTAGTTAAGGAACCAGAGCCTGAGGTAGAGGTAGTTGAGGAACCAGTCCCAGAGGATGAGGTAGTTGTAAAACCAGAACATGAGGAGGAGGTAATTGAGGAATCAGAGCCTGAGGAAGACATAGTTGAGGAACCAGAGCCTGAGGAAGAGGTAGTTGACGAACTAAAAtctgaggaagaggttgttgagGAACCGGTAGATGAGAAACTAGAACCTGCGGAAGAGGTAGTTGAGGAACTAGAAcctgaggaagaggttgttgagGAACCAGAGCCTGAGGAAGAGGTAGTTGAAGAACCAGAAACTGAGGAAGAGGTAATTGAGGTCTTGGAACATGAGGAAAAGGTAGTTGATGAACCAGAGGTTGAGGTTGTTGAAACACCAGCATATGAGGAAGAGGTAATTGAGGAATCAGAGCCTGAGGAAGACATAGTTGAGGATCCAGAGCCTGAGGAAGTGgtagttgaggaactagagccTGAAGAAGAGGTTGTTGAGGAACTAGAACCTGAGGAAGCGGTAGTTGGGGAACTAGAACCTGAGAAAGCGGTAGTTGAGGAACTAGAACCTGAGAAAGTGGTAGTTGAGGAATTAGAACCCAAGGAAGTGGTAGTTGAGGAACTAGAACCTGCGGAAGAGGTAGTTGGGGAACTAGAACCTGAGAAAGCAGTAGTTGAGGAACTAGAACCTGAGAAAGCGGTAGTTGAGGAATTAGAACCCAAGGAAGTGGTAGTTGAGGAACTAGAACCTGCGGAAGAGGTAGTTGAGGAACTAGAACCTGAGGAAGATGTAGTTGGGGAACCAGAGCCTGAGGAAGAGGTAGTTGAGGAACCAAAGCCTGAAGAAGAGGTAGTTGAGGAACCAGAACCAGAGGATGAGGTAGTTGAAGAACCAGAATATGAGGAAGAGGTAGGTGAGGAACCAGAGCCTGAGGAAGAGGTAATTGAGGAACCAAAGCCTGAAGAAGAGGTAGTTGAGGAACCAGAACCAGAGGATGAGGTAGTTGAAGAACCAGAATATGAGAAAGCGGTAGTTGAGGAACTAGAACCTGAGAAAGCGGTAGTTGAGGAATTAGAACCTAAGGAAGTGGTAGTTGAGGAACTAGACCCAGCGGAAGAGGTAGTTGAGGAACTAGAACCTGAGGAAGATGTAGTTGGGGAACCAGAGCCGGAGGAAGAGGTAGTTGAGGAACCAAAGCCTGAAGAAGAGGTAGTTGAGGAACCAGAACCAGAGGATGAGGTAGTTGAAGAACCAGAATATGAGAAAGCGGTAGTTGAGGAACTAGAACCTGAGAAAGCGGTAGTTGAGGAATTAGAACCTAAGGAAGTGGTAGTTGAGGAACTAGACCCCGCGGAAGAGGTAGTTGAGGAACTAGAACCTGAGGAAGATGTAGTTGGGGAACCAGAGCCGGAGGAAGAGGTAGTTGAGGAACCAAAGCCTGAAGAAGAGGTAGTTGAGGAACCAGAACCAGAGGATGAGGTAGTTGAAGAACCAGAATATGAGGAAGAGGTAGTTGAGGAACCAGAGCCTGAGGAAGAGGTAATTGAGGAACCAAAGCCTGAAGAAGAGGTAGTTGAGGAACCAGAACCAGAGGATGAGGTAGTTGAAGAACCAGAATATGAGGAAGAG GTAATTGAGGAAACAGAACCTGAGAAAGAGGTAGTTGAGGTCTTGGAACCTGAAGAAGGGGAAGTTGAAGAACCAATGCCTGAGGAAGAGGTAATTGAGGAACCAAAGCCTGAAGAAGAGGTAGTTGAGGAACCAGAACCAGAGGATGAGGTAGTTGAAGAACCAGAATATGAGGAAGAGGTAATTGAGGAAACAGAACCTGAGGAAGAGGTAGTTGAGGTCTTGGAACCTGAAGAAGGGGAAGTTGAAGAACCAATGCCTGAGGAAGAGGTAATTGAGGAACCAAAGCCTGAAGAAGAGGTAGTTGAGGAACCAGAACCAGAGGATGAGGTAGTTGAAGAACCAGAATATGAGGAAGAGGTCATTGAGGAATCAGAACCTGAGGAAGAGGTAGTTGAGGTCTTGGAACCTGAAGAAGGGGAAGTTGAAGAACCAATGCCTGAGGAAGAGGAAGTTCAAGAACCGGAGCCTGAGGAAGAGGTAGTTGAAGACCCAGGACCCGAGGAAGGGGTAGTTGAGGTCTCGGAACCTGAGGAAGAGGATGTTGAAGAACCGGAGCCTGAGGAAGAGGAAGTTGAAGATCCAGAACCTGAGGAAGGGGTAGTTGAGGAAACACAGCTTGAGGAAAATATTAGTGAGCCACCAGCTGAAGAAATTAAAATCATCCAACCTGTGGATTCTTTAGAGGACACTCTATTTGGAGAGGAAACCTGGAAACCTGATCCTGTTGAAGAGGACAATATTGTTCCAATAGAAGACCAGTCAACTGAGGAGGACATGGAGGAACTGTTGCCTGAATACCACGGGTATGAGGACAGCTATCCTGAGGAAGCTGTTGATACTGTGGAAGAAACAG ATGACACAGCAGAGGTCAGTGAAGTGGAAGTGGCTCCATTGccagaggagagtgaagaggagaTAGCAATGATAGCAGAACCCATCCCTGACTCTACGTCAACACCACCTGCAGAATCTGACACTGTGCCTGTGGTAGATGTAACAGAGTCACCTTCAGAGTTAGAGCTGATGGTGGAGGATACTGAGGAGCCTGAGGTGGTTGTTATCGATGAAGAGGCTGAAGAGGAGGTCGTAGAGGACTCAGAACCTGAGGGCGGGCGTGTGCAAGACCTTGCAGACGAACTTGATCAAATGGACCTGGTAAGCACAGAGCCCATTAACCTTCCAGAGGCCAGTGGATACTCATTGGCTCCTGAGGAGCACCCCGTCGAGACCACAGCTTCTCCACCACTGAGATACATGACCACTCCCTCCATGACCACGGCGAGTAAAGGCAGGGAGCTGGTGGTGTTCTTCAGTCTACGGGTTACTAACATGAGGTTCTCAGATGACCTCTTCAACAAGAGCTCTTCAGAATACAGATCCCTGGAGAACACCTTTTTGGAACTG CTGCTGCCTTACCTGCAGTCCAATCTAACAGGATTCAAGAAGCTAGAGATTCTTAACTTCAGGAATGGCAGCATTGTGGTCAACAGCAAGATGAAGTTCACCAAGTCAGTGCCATACAACGTGACCCAGGCCGTCCACTGTGTCCTGGAAGACTTCTGCAACGCTGCAGCcatgagactcaacattgagaTTGACAGTCACTCTCTGGACATAGAGCCTG CTGATCAAGCAGATCCCTGTAAGTTCTTGGCGTGCAACGACTTCTCTCACTGTGTGGTGAATCGGTGGTCACGGGAGGCCGAATGTCTCTGTGACCCGGGGTACATAGCTATGGACGGCCTGCCCTGTCAGAGTATCTGTGTCCTGCAGCCTGACTACTGCCAGAACGGGGGCCGTTGTGAGATAGTACCAAGGCATGGAGCCACTTGCAG